The Pyrenophora tritici-repentis strain M4 chromosome 8, whole genome shotgun sequence genome contains a region encoding:
- a CDS encoding Phospholipid-binding protein translates to MSYVLTLTDPDAPSRDNPEWSEMCHWIVANLTTAQQTFSILPIPEFGVSVESEKEGEGEGQDGLEDVVEYKPPGPPPETGKHRYVFLVFAPKNGTTERLRLSRPESRRHWGTGKERGGVREWASMNGLVPVAANFIYSQHEEQ, encoded by the coding sequence ATGTCATACGTGCTCACGCTCACGGACCCAGATGCGCCGTCGCGCGATAACCCCGAGTGGAGCGAAATGTGTCATTGGATCGTCGCCAACCTTACCACCGCACAGCAGACGTTTTCGATACTACCGATCCCGGAGTTTGGCGTTAGTGTTGAGTCAGAGAAGGAGGGTGAGGGTGAGGGCCAGGACGGACTAGAGGATGTTGTGGAATACAAGCCACCAGGTCCGCCGCCCGAGACGGGGAAACATCGTTATGTGTTTTTGGTGTTTGCGCCGAAGAATGGGACGACGGAGAGGTTGAGGTTGAGTAGGCCGGAGAGTAGGAGACATTGGGGGACAGGTAAGGAGAGGGGTGGGGTTAGGGAGTGGGCAAGTATGAATGGGTTGGTGCCTGTTGCGGCGAATTTTATTTATTCGCAGCATGAGGAACAGTAG
- a CDS encoding isochorismatase hydrolase: MASESLILTTTQDQHNDVTVGTITCTAPIPFGGEEQWLYLPAIKKFDLSRGAEKKMIVECDEEGRHHTGFMINPGTAVLIIVDMQNYFVHPIYRDHAAGIAAIKPTLKVIERCRKEGIQIAWLNWGITDHDLTKMAPAIQRGFSKTLGWHVGLGAELPDKQGRCLFKRTWNAALYEPFQAVAQPGDLFFDKSRMSGLWSEKEPLHEYLRASGKQTLLFAGVNTDQCVFGTVSDAYSYGWDCILLDDCTGTMTGRGAQKLTEYQVSQNMGFVTNSSAFCNAKIAERSEGC, encoded by the coding sequence ATGGCCTCGGAGTCTCTTATCCTCACTACCACCCAAGACCAACACAACGACGTCACAGTCGGAACCATAACATGTACCGCACCTATCCCGTTTGGAGGAGAGGAGCAATGGCTCTACCTACCCGCAATCAAAAAGTTCGACCTGTCTCGGGGAGCAGAGAAAAAGATGATTGTCGAGTGCGATGAGGAAGGGCGTCACCACACCGGCTTCATGATCAACCCCGGTACCGCGGTCTTGATCATCGTCGATATGCAAAACTATTTTGTCCACCCAATCTATCGCGACCATGCAGCAGGAATCGCCGCAATCAAGCCAACCTTGAAGGTTATTGAGAGATGTCGAAAGGAAGGGATCCAGATTGCATGGCTCAACTGGGGAATCACCGACCACGACTTGACGAAGATGGCACCCGCCATTCAACGAGGCTTCAGCAAGACCTTGGGATGGCATGTTGGATTGGGCGCCGAGCTGCCTGATAAGCAAGGAAGATGCCTGTTCAAGCGCACATGGAACGCCGCTCTGTACGAGCCTTTCCAAGCAGTCGCTCAACCCGGAGATCTATTCTTCGACAAGTCGCGGATGAGCGGTCTATGGTCCGAGAAGGAGCCTTTGCACGAGTATCTACGAGCATCAGGCAAGCAGACTTTGTTGTTTGCTGGTGTCAATACCGACCAATGCGTGTTCGGCACTGTATCCGACGCTTATTCCTACGGATGGGATTGCATCCTACTCGACGACTGCACAGGCACCATGACCGGCCGAGGAGCTCAAAAGCTTACAGAGTATCAGGTTTCTCAGAACATGGGCTTCGTCACCAACAGCAGTGCTTTCTGCAATGCGAAGATCGCTGAGCGTTCTGAGGGCTGTTGA
- a CDS encoding ATP-synt-E domain containing protein has protein sequence MSTSVGVNVLRWSALGFGVFYGAYHQLSLSAADRAKAAQKDWQHKESLIRQAKEQWARDHPSEQPKKSSGANADPKDPNADLHALLGITDK, from the exons ATGTCTACGTCAGTCGGTGTTAAT GTACTCCGATGGTCCGCCCTCGGCTTCGGAGTCTTCTACGGCGCCTACCACCAACTCTCTCTCTCGGCCGCCGACCGAGCAAAGGCCGCGCAAAAGGACTGGCAACACAAGGAATCGCTGATTAGGCAAGCGAAAGAGCAATGGGCACGAGACCACCCTTCAGAACAGCCAAAGAAGTCTTCGGGAG CAAACGCAGACCCAAAAGACCCCAACGCCGACCTCCACGCCCTCCTCGGCATAACCGACAAATAA